A genomic region of Xanthomonas campestris pv. phormiicola contains the following coding sequences:
- a CDS encoding SGNH/GDSL hydrolase family protein: MPRSPLRAALLATCLFLLGLHSALALTAPAAPKIPEQVSSPDWEQDMQRFAQADAAHPPKPGGVLFVGSSSIRFWTSLASDFPGVDTLNRGFGGSEIRDSTWYADRIVVPYRPRLIVFYAGDNDLNSGRSPQQLREDFLAFVARVRRDLPGTRIAYLAIKPSPARAALLPQVAEANALIRKAAAGLKRVDFIDVSTPMLGADGQPRAELFGPDHLHMNATGYALWRDIVRPYLQRK, translated from the coding sequence ATGCCCCGTTCGCCGCTGCGCGCCGCGCTGCTCGCCACCTGCCTGTTCCTGCTCGGCCTGCATTCCGCGCTGGCACTCACCGCGCCGGCCGCGCCGAAGATCCCCGAACAGGTGTCCAGTCCGGACTGGGAACAGGACATGCAGCGCTTCGCCCAGGCCGATGCCGCGCATCCGCCCAAGCCCGGCGGCGTGCTGTTCGTCGGCAGCTCCTCGATCCGCTTCTGGACCTCGCTGGCCAGCGATTTCCCCGGCGTGGACACGCTCAACCGCGGCTTCGGCGGCTCGGAGATCCGCGACAGCACCTGGTATGCCGACCGCATCGTGGTGCCGTACCGTCCGCGCCTGATCGTGTTCTACGCCGGCGACAACGACCTCAACAGCGGCCGCAGCCCGCAGCAGCTGCGCGAGGATTTCCTGGCCTTCGTGGCCAGGGTGCGCCGCGACCTGCCCGGCACCCGCATCGCCTACCTCGCGATCAAACCCAGCCCGGCGCGCGCGGCGCTGCTGCCGCAGGTGGCCGAGGCCAACGCGCTGATCCGCAAGGCCGCCGCCGGGCTGAAGCGGGTGGACTTCATCGACGTGTCCACGCCGATGCTCGGCGCCGACGGGCAGCCGCGCGCCGAGCTGTTCGGCCCGGACCACCTGCACATGAACGCCACCGGCTATGCGCTGTGGCGCGACATCGTGCGGCCGTATCTGCAGCGCAAGTAG
- a CDS encoding HAMP domain-containing histidine kinase → MCLRPLTDAWHSATSRLILIYGALFAVWCIVLLGVVQWESSRYLSNVIDQMLAARIHYLENTDPRRLADTVAAASAIDIQGFMWVGLFDAHGRRIAGNIDAIPRGMAENGTVSPIEASLIDAGHGSQTRARGIARQLPDGRRLVVAKESNVIDGLSGIICRGLLWGLSLTLLPGVLGGILIARGPARRIRAIQHAMDPIRQGDLSVRLPVSRGGDEVDLLAATVNQALGEIERLLGEVKGVTDNIAHDLRTPLTRMRTRLYRLQQQFAGRPEGEQLDDCVGEIDTVLTRFRALLRVSELEDRQRSACFATMDLGALLHDVHDFYAPLAEDRGQAFALALEPLPAVRGDPHLLFEALANLVGNAIKFTPDGGTIRLIGFTDQSGNARIDVADTGPGIPPEEREAVFRRFYRGDQTRAKPGCGLGLAIVSAIVRLHGYALRVGGDARGAVFSVICPPAASPEHRTPVACRLQQVDLGAPGERLPDARPVAP, encoded by the coding sequence ATGTGCTTGCGCCCGCTGACTGACGCCTGGCATTCGGCCACCTCGCGGCTGATCCTCATCTACGGGGCGCTGTTCGCGGTCTGGTGCATCGTGCTGCTCGGCGTGGTGCAGTGGGAGTCCTCGCGCTACCTGTCGAACGTGATCGACCAGATGCTGGCCGCGCGCATCCATTACCTGGAGAACACCGACCCCAGGCGCCTGGCCGACACCGTGGCCGCAGCCAGCGCCATCGACATCCAGGGCTTCATGTGGGTGGGCCTGTTCGACGCCCACGGACGCCGCATCGCCGGCAACATCGACGCGATACCCAGGGGCATGGCCGAGAACGGCACGGTCAGCCCCATCGAGGCCAGCCTGATCGACGCCGGGCACGGCAGCCAGACCCGCGCGCGCGGCATCGCCCGGCAGCTGCCGGACGGCCGGCGCCTGGTGGTGGCCAAGGAAAGCAACGTCATCGACGGACTCAGCGGGATCATCTGCCGCGGACTGCTGTGGGGGCTGTCGTTGACCCTGCTGCCCGGCGTGCTCGGCGGCATCCTCATCGCGCGCGGTCCCGCGCGGCGCATCCGCGCCATCCAGCACGCCATGGACCCCATCCGCCAGGGCGACCTCAGCGTGCGCCTGCCGGTGTCGCGCGGCGGCGACGAGGTGGACCTGCTCGCGGCCACGGTGAACCAGGCGCTCGGCGAGATCGAGCGCCTGCTCGGCGAGGTGAAGGGCGTCACCGACAACATCGCCCACGACCTGCGCACCCCGCTCACACGCATGCGCACGCGCCTGTACCGCCTGCAGCAACAGTTCGCCGGCCGCCCCGAAGGCGAGCAACTGGACGATTGCGTCGGCGAGATCGACACCGTGCTGACCCGGTTCCGCGCCCTGCTGCGGGTGTCGGAGCTGGAAGACCGCCAGCGCAGCGCGTGCTTCGCGACGATGGACCTCGGCGCCCTGCTGCACGATGTCCATGACTTCTACGCACCGTTGGCCGAGGACCGCGGGCAGGCCTTCGCGCTGGCGCTGGAGCCGCTGCCGGCCGTGCGCGGCGACCCCCATCTGCTGTTCGAGGCGCTGGCCAACCTGGTCGGCAACGCCATCAAATTCACGCCCGACGGGGGAACGATCCGCCTGATCGGGTTCACCGACCAGAGCGGCAACGCCCGCATCGACGTCGCCGATACCGGACCCGGCATTCCGCCCGAAGAGCGCGAGGCCGTCTTCCGCCGGTTCTACCGGGGCGACCAGACGCGCGCCAAACCCGGCTGCGGACTGGGGCTGGCGATCGTCAGCGCCATCGTGCGCCTGCATGGCTATGCGCTGCGCGTGGGCGGCGACGCGCGCGGGGCGGTGTTCTCGGTGATCTGCCCGCCCGCCGCGTCGCCCGAACACCGCACGCCCGTGGCCTGCCGCCTGCAACAGGTCGACCTCGGCGCGCCGGGCGAGCGCCTGCCGGATGCGCGCCCGGTGGCGCCGTGA
- a CDS encoding response regulator transcription factor: MPRALVIEDDEVTARDIVAELGAHGFTAVWIANGRDGLQHALADGYDIITLDRMLPGMDGIDVVSELRKRAVETPVLMISALSEVDERVRGLRAGGDDYLTKPFSPDELAARAEVLLRRRRSASATPETRLRVADLELDLVRHNALRNGQPLALLPTEFRLLEFLMRNAGQVVTRQMIFEHVWGFHFDPGTNVIDVHLGRLRRKIDGNGQPPLIRTMRGSGYVLAPAD; this comes from the coding sequence ATGCCCAGGGCCCTGGTCATCGAAGACGATGAAGTGACCGCCCGCGACATCGTCGCCGAACTCGGCGCGCATGGCTTCACCGCCGTGTGGATCGCCAACGGCCGCGACGGCCTGCAGCACGCGCTGGCCGACGGCTACGACATCATCACCCTGGACCGCATGCTGCCCGGCATGGACGGTATCGACGTCGTCTCCGAACTGCGCAAGCGCGCGGTGGAAACGCCGGTGCTGATGATCAGCGCGCTGTCGGAGGTGGACGAGCGCGTGCGCGGCCTGCGCGCCGGCGGCGACGACTACCTGACCAAGCCGTTCTCGCCCGACGAACTCGCCGCGCGCGCCGAAGTGCTGCTGCGCCGCCGTCGCAGCGCGAGCGCCACGCCGGAAACCCGCCTGCGCGTGGCCGACCTCGAACTCGACCTGGTCCGCCACAACGCATTGCGCAACGGCCAGCCGCTCGCGCTGCTGCCCACCGAATTCCGCCTGCTCGAATTCCTGATGCGCAACGCCGGCCAGGTGGTGACCCGGCAGATGATCTTCGAGCACGTGTGGGGCTTCCATTTCGATCCGGGCACCAACGTGATCGACGTCCATCTGGGCCGCCTGCGGCGCAAGATCGACGGCAACGGCCAGCCGCCGCTCATCCGCACGATGCGCGGCTCGGGGTATGTGCTTGCGCCCGCTGACTGA
- a CDS encoding HAMP domain-containing histidine kinase, whose translation MPHGLPRKVRLALIARIVFAGCIVALGSYLVVAVVQHSLVGSVMREEAAHYWRLYAQSPSQPPPNSHTLRGYLVPAGQSDAAVPANVRGLKPGLHENRPGGEMVLVDDTRAGRLYLVFLRAQAQRLAFWFGIVPVLLTLIAVVAVGWLTHRASRRLLSPVNWLARRVSQWDPRHPSTADLAPENLPADVQGESRQLAAALHALALRVTDHVARERNFTRDASHELRTPLTVIRVASDIAMTDPDLPPRLSRSLQRIQRAGRDMEAVIDAFLILAREADVVPQSETFEVAEVVEYEAENARELLTGKPVTLTVKVLAVARLHAPPRVLHVVVSNLLRNACSYTDAGSIEVEVGSDRISIRDTGIGMSSEALQRAFEPFFRAEPDRPQGTGLGLSIVRRLCERFGWRIGLESAEGGGTTATVRFDPAR comes from the coding sequence ATGCCGCACGGTTTGCCGCGCAAAGTCCGCCTGGCCCTGATCGCACGCATCGTGTTCGCGGGCTGCATCGTCGCGTTGGGCAGCTATCTGGTGGTGGCGGTGGTGCAGCACTCGCTGGTGGGCTCGGTGATGCGCGAGGAAGCCGCGCACTACTGGCGCCTGTACGCGCAATCCCCATCGCAGCCGCCACCGAACAGCCACACCTTGCGCGGCTATCTGGTGCCGGCCGGGCAATCGGATGCGGCGGTGCCGGCGAATGTGCGCGGCCTCAAGCCCGGCCTGCACGAGAACCGCCCCGGTGGCGAGATGGTGCTGGTCGACGACACCAGGGCCGGACGTCTGTACCTGGTGTTCCTGCGCGCGCAGGCGCAGCGCCTGGCCTTCTGGTTCGGCATCGTGCCGGTGCTGCTGACCCTGATCGCGGTGGTGGCGGTGGGATGGCTGACCCACCGCGCCTCGCGGCGGCTGCTGTCGCCGGTGAACTGGCTGGCGCGGCGCGTGTCGCAGTGGGATCCGCGGCACCCGTCCACCGCCGACCTGGCGCCGGAAAACCTGCCGGCCGACGTGCAGGGCGAATCGCGGCAGCTGGCCGCCGCGCTGCACGCGCTGGCCTTGCGCGTCACCGACCATGTGGCGCGCGAACGCAACTTCACCCGCGATGCCAGCCACGAATTGCGCACGCCGCTGACCGTGATCCGCGTCGCCAGCGACATCGCGATGACCGATCCGGACCTGCCGCCGCGGCTGAGCCGCAGCCTGCAGCGCATCCAGCGCGCCGGCCGCGACATGGAAGCGGTGATCGACGCGTTCCTGATCCTGGCGCGCGAAGCGGACGTGGTGCCGCAGAGCGAGACCTTCGAGGTCGCCGAGGTGGTCGAGTACGAGGCCGAGAATGCGCGCGAGCTGCTGACCGGCAAGCCGGTGACGCTGACCGTCAAGGTGCTCGCCGTCGCCCGCCTGCATGCGCCGCCGCGGGTGCTGCATGTGGTGGTCAGCAACCTGCTGCGCAATGCCTGCAGCTATACCGACGCCGGCAGCATCGAGGTCGAGGTCGGCAGCGACCGGATCAGCATCCGCGACACCGGCATCGGCATGTCCAGCGAAGCGCTGCAGCGCGCGTTCGAGCCGTTCTTCCGCGCCGAGCCGGATCGCCCGCAGGGCACCGGGCTGGGCCTGTCGATCGTGCGCCGGCTGTGCGAGCGCTTCGGCTGGCGGATCGGGCTGGAAAGCGCCGAAGGCGGCGGCACCACCGCCACGGTCAGGTTCGATCCGGCCAGGTGA
- a CDS encoding efflux transporter outer membrane subunit → MQRSDRVRARLAATAVLASLGLAACSLAPTYQAPEVPVAAQYSDPHSPWVEAQPADHLDRDGWWKVYGDDRLDQLQARLLANNATLAAALAHYQQAEAFTQQARAGYFPTLGLDGSAARNRQSDTRPLRGATSPAYYDAYTVGAQLDYEVDLWGRVRDTVAAGEAQQAASAADLAQARLSLQAQLADSYLQLNGDDRQIQVLSESIDAFGKALQLTQSRHAGGIASALDVARAQTQLSNAKSQRMQAQAQRALVLHGIAALVGDSASSFQLAANTAQVPVPAIPLQVPSTLLQRRPDIAAAERRTAAANAQVGIARAAFFPQLTIDGQGGWQSDRWGGIATAPNRFWAIGPSLLLNVFDGGRRKAGVKAAQAATAEAGAKYREVVLTAFAQVEDNLSLLRDLGTALTDQRAAAAAAQRSVELSLNHYREGAVGYLEVVQAQTAALDARRSVIDLETRQLRASVALIRALGGGWEAGEKT, encoded by the coding sequence ATGCAAAGGTCTGATCGCGTCCGCGCACGGCTTGCCGCGACCGCGGTACTGGCGTCGCTGGGCCTGGCGGCCTGCTCGCTGGCGCCCACCTACCAGGCGCCCGAGGTGCCGGTGGCGGCGCAGTACAGCGATCCCCATTCGCCGTGGGTGGAAGCGCAGCCGGCCGACCATCTCGACCGCGACGGCTGGTGGAAGGTCTATGGCGACGACCGGCTCGACCAGTTGCAGGCGCGCCTGCTGGCCAACAACGCCACGCTGGCCGCTGCGCTCGCCCATTACCAGCAGGCCGAGGCGTTCACCCAGCAGGCCCGCGCCGGGTACTTCCCGACCCTGGGCCTGGACGGCAGCGCCGCGCGCAACCGCCAATCGGATACGCGCCCGCTGCGCGGCGCCACCTCGCCGGCCTACTACGACGCGTACACCGTCGGTGCCCAGCTCGACTACGAAGTGGACCTGTGGGGCCGCGTGCGCGACACCGTCGCCGCTGGCGAAGCGCAGCAGGCCGCCTCCGCCGCCGATCTCGCACAGGCGCGCCTGAGCCTGCAGGCGCAGCTCGCCGACAGCTACCTGCAACTCAACGGCGACGACCGCCAGATCCAGGTGTTGAGCGAGAGCATCGACGCGTTCGGCAAGGCCTTGCAGCTCACCCAGTCGCGTCATGCCGGGGGGATCGCCTCGGCCCTGGACGTGGCGCGCGCGCAGACGCAGTTGTCCAACGCCAAGTCGCAGCGCATGCAGGCGCAAGCGCAACGCGCGCTGGTGCTGCATGGCATCGCGGCGCTGGTCGGCGATTCCGCGTCCAGCTTCCAGCTCGCGGCCAACACCGCGCAGGTGCCGGTGCCGGCGATCCCGCTGCAGGTACCTTCGACGCTGTTGCAGCGTCGCCCGGACATCGCCGCCGCGGAACGGCGTACCGCAGCGGCGAACGCCCAGGTGGGCATCGCGCGCGCCGCGTTCTTCCCGCAGCTGACCATCGACGGGCAAGGGGGGTGGCAGAGCGATCGCTGGGGCGGCATCGCCACCGCGCCCAACCGGTTCTGGGCCATCGGCCCCAGCCTGCTGCTGAACGTGTTCGATGGCGGTCGCCGCAAGGCCGGCGTGAAAGCGGCGCAGGCCGCGACCGCCGAGGCCGGCGCGAAGTACCGCGAGGTGGTGCTCACTGCCTTCGCCCAGGTCGAGGACAACCTCAGCTTGCTGCGCGACCTGGGCACGGCGTTGACCGATCAGCGCGCGGCGGCCGCTGCCGCGCAGCGCTCGGTCGAGCTGTCGCTCAATCATTACCGCGAGGGTGCCGTCGGCTACCTCGAGGTGGTGCAGGCGCAGACGGCCGCACTCGATGCGCGGCGCAGCGTCATCGATCTGGAGACCCGGCAGTTGCGGGCCAGCGTCGCCTTGATCCGCGCGCTGGGCGGCGGCTGGGAGGCAGGCGAAAAAACCTGA
- a CDS encoding efflux RND transporter periplasmic adaptor subunit has product MSPDTPHTRPPRRLRLAGIIALIVVLAIVVAGVATRANEARTLRVWTDDQAMPTVQLVTPEAGQGDSALNLPGRLQAYARAPIYARTSGYLKWWKADIGSKVKAGDVLAEIETPDLDQQLLQARADLASARANAALAQTTARRWQAMGDSDSVSRQEVDEKSGDYAAKRALAQAAQANVERIQALKGFARLVAPFDGTVTARETDVGALVNAGGGGQELFVVSDTRKLRMYVNVPQNYAPSVRPGTRVTLTVPEYPGQTFAGVVDRSSQAINAASGTTLVQVAVDNQDGKLLSGGYASVTFALAANATLLRVPASALVFDDKGLRVAVVDAHDKVAFKTVTIARDFGRTVQLGSGIAAGDRLIESPPDGLAEGDRVRIAAPKPAGDHAKV; this is encoded by the coding sequence ATGTCGCCTGATACCCCGCACACCCGGCCGCCGCGCCGCCTCCGCCTGGCCGGCATCATCGCGCTGATCGTGGTCCTGGCCATCGTCGTGGCCGGGGTCGCCACGCGCGCCAACGAGGCGCGCACGCTGCGCGTGTGGACCGACGACCAGGCCATGCCGACGGTGCAACTGGTGACGCCGGAGGCTGGCCAGGGCGACAGCGCGCTCAACCTCCCGGGCCGCCTGCAGGCGTATGCGCGCGCGCCGATCTACGCCCGCACCAGCGGTTACCTGAAATGGTGGAAGGCCGACATCGGCAGCAAGGTGAAGGCCGGCGACGTGCTCGCCGAGATCGAAACCCCCGACCTGGACCAGCAACTGCTCCAGGCCAGGGCCGATCTGGCCAGCGCCCGCGCCAACGCGGCACTGGCGCAGACCACCGCCAGGCGCTGGCAGGCCATGGGCGATTCCGACTCGGTGTCCAGGCAGGAAGTGGACGAGAAGAGCGGCGACTACGCGGCCAAGCGCGCGCTCGCGCAGGCCGCGCAGGCCAACGTCGAACGCATCCAGGCGCTGAAGGGCTTCGCCAGGCTGGTGGCGCCGTTCGACGGCACCGTCACCGCGCGCGAGACCGATGTCGGCGCGCTGGTCAACGCCGGCGGCGGCGGCCAGGAACTGTTCGTGGTGTCGGACACGCGCAAGCTGCGCATGTACGTGAACGTGCCGCAGAACTACGCGCCGTCGGTGCGTCCGGGCACCCGCGTGACGCTGACGGTGCCGGAGTATCCGGGCCAGACCTTCGCCGGCGTCGTCGACAGGTCGTCGCAGGCGATCAACGCCGCCTCCGGCACCACGCTGGTCCAGGTGGCCGTGGACAACCAAGACGGCAAGCTGCTGTCGGGCGGCTATGCCAGCGTCACCTTCGCGCTTGCCGCCAACGCCACGCTGCTACGCGTGCCGGCCAGCGCGCTGGTGTTCGACGACAAGGGCCTGCGCGTGGCGGTGGTCGATGCGCACGACAAGGTGGCGTTCAAGACCGTGACCATCGCCCGCGACTTCGGCAGGACGGTGCAGCTCGGCTCGGGCATCGCCGCCGGCGACCGCCTGATCGAGAGCCCGCCGGATGGCCTGGCCGAAGGCGATCGCGTGCGCATCGCTGCGCCCAAGCCGGCAGGCGACCATGCAAAGGTCTGA
- a CDS encoding response regulator transcription factor produces the protein MRQTKETSGLVLVVEDNRNISEMIGEYLEGRGFEVDYACDGLDGYRLAAENSYDVVVLDLMLPRLDGIEVCRRLRNDARKSTPVLMLTARDTLDDKLTGLGFGADDYLTKPFAIQELEARLRALIRRERRQVGSEVLKVADLVLDPVSMRATRAGTELQLSPIGLRLLTILMRESPRVVTRQEIEREIWGNGLPDSDTLRSHLYNLRKIIDKPFDRPLLHTVQSAGYRIADIAQPMS, from the coding sequence ATGCGTCAGACCAAGGAAACCTCCGGACTCGTTCTGGTCGTCGAGGACAACCGCAACATCTCCGAAATGATCGGCGAGTACCTGGAAGGCCGCGGATTCGAAGTGGATTACGCCTGCGACGGCCTGGACGGGTATCGCCTGGCCGCGGAGAACAGTTACGACGTGGTGGTGCTGGACCTGATGCTGCCACGCCTGGACGGCATCGAAGTGTGTCGCCGTTTGCGCAACGACGCGCGCAAGTCCACGCCGGTGCTGATGCTGACCGCGCGCGACACGCTCGACGACAAGCTCACCGGCCTGGGTTTCGGCGCCGACGACTACCTGACCAAGCCGTTCGCGATCCAGGAACTGGAAGCGCGGCTGCGCGCGTTGATCCGCCGCGAGCGCCGCCAGGTGGGCTCGGAAGTGCTGAAGGTGGCCGACCTGGTGCTGGACCCGGTGAGCATGCGGGCGACCCGTGCCGGCACCGAGCTGCAGCTGTCGCCGATCGGCCTGCGCCTGCTGACCATCCTGATGCGCGAATCGCCGCGCGTGGTCACCCGCCAGGAGATCGAACGCGAGATCTGGGGCAACGGCCTGCCGGACTCGGACACGCTGCGCAGCCATCTGTACAACCTGCGCAAGATCATCGACAAGCCGTTCGACCGGCCGCTGCTGCACACCGTGCAGAGCGCCGGCTACCGCATCGCCGACATCGCCCAGCCGATGAGCTGA
- a CDS encoding efflux RND transporter permease subunit, giving the protein MIGIVRIALTRPYTFVVLALLILIVGPLAALRTPTDIFPDIRIPVIAVVWQYNGLPPEQMAGRVSSPFERVLTTTVNDVEHIEASSIQGFGIVKIFFQPGADIRTANAQVTAVAQTMLRQLPQGTTPPLILNYNASTVPIIQLALSGEGLTEQNLADLGLNIIRPQLTSVAGAAIPYPFGGKTRQVQIDIDPPALLARGLSAQDVANALAAQNLITPVGTQKIGRYEYTLQLNNSPSDIEELGNLPVKVVDGATVFIRDVAHVRDGAPPQSNIVHVDGDRSVLMTVLKNGSASTLAIIAGVKQRVAAMKDALPADLKIVPIGDQSLFVSGAIEGVAREGVIAAALTSLMILLFLGSWRSTLIIATSIPLAILSSIAALSAIGETLNIMTLGGLALAVGILVDDATVTIENINWHLEQGKDVETAILDGAAQIVTPAFVSLLCICIVFVPMFFLQGVARFLFVPMAEAVMFAMIASFVLSRTLVPTLAKYLLHPHAPHTDLHGDGPGQPPSRNPLLRFQRGFEKRFEALRARYHALLEIALLRRRLFVPGFVACVALSFLLVPMLGRNFFPSVDSGQILMHVRAPVGTRVEETARLFADVTGAVRTLIPKEQLGSVVDNIGLSSSGINNTYNNTGTIGSQDGDIQIALNEGHAPTADYVRRLRQTLPRQFPGVVFSFPPADIISQILNFGSPAPVDLQIRGPNLAANFAYANRLLREIRRVPGVVDARIQQSQTSPGFNVNVDRSRAQQVGITERDVTSSLGVNLAGSSQIAPTFWLNPQNGVSYPIVMQTPQYSLDSLPGLENVPISPSSGSGGAQILGGLATVSRTATNAVVSQYNINSMVEIFAATQDRDLGAVAADIQKIVDANQKFLPKASSTALLGQVQTMNNAFSGLIFGLLGAIVLIYLLIVVNFQSWSDPFVIVTALPAAIAGIVWMLFATHTSLSVPALTGAIMCMGVATANAILVVSFCRERLAEHGDAAKAALEGGFVRFRPVLMTALAMIIGMAPMALGMGEGGEQNAPLGRAVIGGLIFATTATLFFVPIVFSMIHSRRAHPSSPPANASGESLHVA; this is encoded by the coding sequence ATGATTGGCATCGTCCGGATCGCCCTGACGCGACCGTATACCTTCGTCGTCCTCGCCCTGCTGATCCTGATCGTGGGACCGCTGGCCGCGCTGCGCACGCCCACCGACATCTTCCCCGACATCAGGATCCCGGTGATCGCCGTGGTCTGGCAGTACAACGGCCTGCCGCCCGAGCAGATGGCCGGGCGCGTGTCCTCGCCGTTCGAGCGCGTGCTCACCACCACGGTGAACGACGTCGAGCACATCGAGGCCAGCTCGATCCAGGGCTTCGGCATCGTCAAGATCTTCTTCCAGCCGGGCGCGGACATCCGCACCGCCAACGCACAGGTCACCGCCGTCGCGCAGACCATGCTGCGCCAGTTGCCGCAGGGCACCACGCCGCCGCTGATCCTCAACTACAACGCGTCCACGGTGCCGATCATCCAGCTGGCATTGTCCGGCGAAGGCCTCACCGAACAGAACCTGGCCGACCTCGGCCTCAACATCATCCGTCCGCAGCTCACCTCGGTGGCCGGCGCGGCGATCCCGTATCCGTTCGGCGGCAAGACCCGCCAGGTGCAGATCGATATCGATCCGCCGGCGCTGCTGGCGCGCGGGCTGTCGGCGCAGGACGTGGCCAACGCCCTCGCCGCGCAGAACCTGATCACCCCGGTGGGCACGCAGAAGATCGGCAGGTACGAATACACGCTGCAATTGAACAACTCGCCGTCCGACATCGAGGAACTGGGCAACCTGCCGGTGAAGGTGGTCGACGGCGCCACGGTGTTCATCCGCGACGTGGCCCACGTGCGCGACGGCGCGCCGCCGCAGAGCAACATCGTGCACGTCGACGGCGACCGCTCGGTGCTGATGACGGTGCTGAAGAACGGCTCTGCCTCGACCCTGGCGATCATCGCCGGGGTCAAGCAGCGCGTCGCCGCGATGAAGGACGCCCTGCCGGCCGACCTCAAGATCGTCCCCATCGGCGACCAGTCGCTGTTCGTCAGCGGCGCCATCGAGGGCGTCGCGCGCGAGGGCGTGATCGCCGCGGCGCTGACCAGCCTGATGATCCTGCTGTTCCTCGGCAGCTGGCGTTCGACGCTGATCATCGCCACCTCGATCCCGCTGGCGATCCTCAGCTCGATCGCCGCGCTGTCGGCGATCGGCGAGACGCTGAACATCATGACCCTGGGCGGCCTCGCCCTGGCGGTGGGCATCCTGGTGGACGACGCCACGGTGACCATCGAGAACATCAACTGGCACCTGGAACAGGGCAAGGACGTCGAAACCGCGATCCTGGACGGCGCGGCGCAGATCGTGACGCCCGCCTTCGTCTCGCTGCTGTGCATCTGCATCGTGTTCGTGCCGATGTTCTTCCTGCAGGGCGTGGCGCGCTTCCTGTTCGTGCCGATGGCCGAGGCGGTGATGTTCGCGATGATCGCCTCGTTCGTCCTGTCGCGCACGCTGGTGCCGACGCTGGCGAAGTACCTGCTGCACCCGCATGCGCCGCATACCGACCTGCACGGCGACGGCCCTGGGCAACCGCCTTCGCGCAATCCGCTGCTGCGCTTCCAGCGCGGTTTCGAGAAGCGCTTCGAGGCCCTGCGGGCCCGCTACCACGCCTTGCTCGAAATCGCGCTGTTGCGGCGCAGGCTGTTCGTGCCCGGCTTCGTGGCCTGCGTGGCGCTGTCGTTCCTGCTGGTGCCGATGCTGGGCCGCAATTTCTTCCCGTCGGTGGATTCCGGCCAGATCCTGATGCACGTGCGTGCGCCGGTCGGCACGCGGGTGGAGGAGACGGCGCGCCTGTTCGCCGACGTGACCGGCGCGGTGCGCACGCTGATTCCCAAGGAGCAGCTCGGCAGCGTCGTCGACAACATCGGCCTGTCGTCCTCGGGCATCAACAACACCTACAACAACACCGGCACCATCGGCTCGCAGGATGGCGACATCCAGATCGCGCTGAACGAGGGCCACGCGCCCACCGCCGACTACGTGCGCCGCTTGCGCCAGACCCTGCCGCGCCAGTTCCCCGGTGTCGTGTTCTCGTTCCCGCCGGCCGACATCATCAGCCAGATCCTGAACTTCGGTTCGCCGGCGCCGGTGGACCTGCAGATCCGCGGCCCGAACCTGGCGGCCAACTTCGCCTACGCCAACCGCCTGCTGCGCGAGATCCGCCGCGTGCCGGGCGTGGTGGACGCGCGCATCCAGCAGTCGCAGACCAGTCCCGGTTTCAACGTGAACGTGGACCGCAGTCGTGCGCAACAGGTCGGCATCACCGAGCGCGACGTCACCAGCAGCCTGGGGGTGAACCTGGCCGGTTCCAGCCAGATCGCGCCGACCTTCTGGCTGAATCCGCAGAACGGGGTGTCGTATCCGATCGTGATGCAGACCCCGCAGTACAGCCTCGACAGCCTGCCCGGCCTGGAGAACGTGCCGATCAGCCCCAGCTCGGGGAGCGGCGGCGCGCAGATCCTCGGCGGCCTGGCGACGGTGTCGCGGACCGCGACCAACGCGGTGGTCAGCCAGTACAACATCAACTCGATGGTGGAGATCTTCGCCGCCACCCAGGACCGCGACCTCGGCGCGGTCGCCGCCGACATCCAGAAGATCGTCGACGCCAACCAGAAGTTCCTGCCCAAGGCGTCCAGCACCGCCCTGCTCGGCCAGGTGCAGACCATGAACAACGCGTTTTCGGGACTCATCTTCGGCCTGCTCGGCGCGATCGTGCTGATCTACCTGTTGATCGTGGTGAACTTCCAGTCGTGGAGCGATCCGTTCGTGATCGTGACCGCCTTGCCCGCGGCGATCGCCGGCATCGTGTGGATGCTGTTCGCCACGCATACCAGCCTGTCGGTGCCGGCGCTGACCGGCGCCATCATGTGCATGGGCGTGGCCACGGCCAACGCGATCCTGGTGGTGAGCTTCTGCCGCGAGCGCCTGGCCGAGCACGGCGACGCGGCCAAGGCCGCGCTCGAGGGCGGCTTCGTCCGCTTCCGTCCGGTGCTCATGACCGCCCTGGCGATGATCATCGGCATGGCGCCGATGGCGCTGGGCATGGGCGAAGGCGGCGAGCAGAACGCGCCGCTGGGCCGCGCCGTCATCGGCGGCCTGATCTTCGCCACCACGGCCACGCTGTTCTTCGTGCCGATCGTCTTCAGCATGATCCACAGCCGCCGCGCCCATCCGTCTTCCCCCCCGGCGAACGCCTCCGGAGAGTCCTTGCATGTCGCCTGA